A single Lolium perenne isolate Kyuss_39 chromosome 6, Kyuss_2.0, whole genome shotgun sequence DNA region contains:
- the LOC127309250 gene encoding uncharacterized protein — translation MGDMERTGAPRRGALRFRMPRRPALATAAPLLPAAGGRKKKKMAVARLGGGAPRSILGAARRLRVRWVAGAYRLAVRRLRAFYARVLQDLLDGAVVADTVRAQAGADWSFGTAFPPVVAVGGRY, via the coding sequence ATGGGAGATATGGAGCGCACGGGCGCGCCGCGGCGAGGAGCCCTGCGATTCCGGATGCCGAGGCGGCCGGCCTTGGCGACGGCCGCGCCGTTGCTGCCGGCAGCTGGAGgccgcaagaagaagaagatggcgGTGGCAAGGCTGGGCGGCGGCGCGCCGAGGAGCATTTTAGGTGCGGCCCGGCGGCTGCGGGTGCGGTGGGTGGCGGGGGCGTACCGGCTGGCGGTGCGCCGGTTGCGCGCCTTCTACGCCAGGGTGCTCCAGGACCTCCTCGACGGCGCCGTTGTGGCCGACACAGTGCGCGCACAGGCTGGCGCCGACTGGTCCTTCGGCACTGCATTCCCGCCCGTTGTCGCCGTCGGCGGCCGCTACTGA